A section of the Streptomyces sp. NBC_01363 genome encodes:
- the pyk gene encoding pyruvate kinase, producing MRRSKIVCTLGPAVDSHEQLVALIEAGMSVARFNFSHGSHEEHQGRYDRVRKAAAETGRAIGVLADLQGPKIRLAKFAEGPVELVRGDEFTITAEDVPGDKSICGTTYKGLPGDVAKGDPILINDGNVELKVVAVEGPRVKTIVIEGGVISDHKGINLPGAAVNVPALSEKDVDDLRFALRMGCDLVALSFVRDADDVKDVHKVMDEEGRRVPVIAKVEKPQAVEHMEGVVMAFDGVMVARGDLAVEYPLEKVPMVQKRLVELCRRNAKPVIVATQMMESMITNSRPTRAEASDVANAILDGADAVMLSAESSVGAYPIETVKTMSKIVVAAEEELLAKGLQPLVPGKKPRTQGGSVARAACEIADFLNGRALVAFTKSGDTARRLSRYRAAQPILAFTTDESTRNQLALSWGVEAHVVPHVDNTDAMVDLVDGELLKLGRYNEGDTMVITAGSPPGIPGTTNMVRVHHVGGGARD from the coding sequence ATGCGCCGTTCCAAAATCGTCTGCACACTCGGTCCCGCCGTCGACTCCCATGAGCAGCTCGTCGCTCTGATCGAGGCCGGCATGAGCGTGGCCCGATTCAACTTCAGTCACGGCAGCCACGAGGAGCACCAGGGCCGTTACGACCGGGTCCGCAAGGCCGCCGCCGAGACCGGCCGTGCGATCGGCGTGCTCGCCGACCTCCAGGGCCCGAAGATCCGCCTGGCGAAGTTCGCCGAGGGCCCCGTCGAGCTGGTCCGCGGGGACGAGTTCACCATCACCGCGGAGGACGTCCCCGGCGACAAGTCGATCTGCGGCACGACCTACAAGGGTCTGCCCGGCGACGTCGCCAAGGGCGACCCGATCCTGATCAACGACGGCAACGTCGAGCTGAAGGTCGTCGCGGTCGAGGGCCCCCGGGTGAAGACCATCGTCATCGAGGGCGGTGTCATCTCCGACCACAAGGGCATCAACCTCCCCGGCGCGGCGGTCAACGTCCCGGCCCTGTCCGAGAAGGACGTCGACGACCTGCGGTTCGCCCTGCGGATGGGCTGCGACCTGGTGGCGCTCTCCTTCGTGCGGGACGCCGATGACGTCAAGGACGTCCACAAGGTGATGGACGAGGAGGGCCGCCGGGTCCCCGTCATCGCCAAGGTCGAGAAGCCACAGGCCGTCGAGCACATGGAGGGCGTCGTCATGGCGTTCGACGGTGTGATGGTCGCCCGCGGCGACCTGGCCGTCGAGTATCCCCTGGAGAAGGTCCCGATGGTGCAGAAGCGCCTGGTGGAGCTCTGCCGGCGGAACGCCAAGCCGGTGATCGTCGCGACCCAGATGATGGAGTCGATGATCACCAACTCGCGGCCGACGCGCGCCGAGGCGTCCGACGTCGCCAACGCGATCCTGGACGGCGCGGACGCGGTCATGCTGTCGGCCGAGTCCAGCGTGGGCGCGTACCCGATCGAGACGGTCAAGACGATGTCGAAGATCGTCGTCGCCGCCGAGGAGGAGCTGCTCGCCAAGGGACTCCAGCCGCTGGTGCCGGGCAAGAAGCCCCGTACCCAGGGCGGTTCGGTGGCCCGTGCGGCCTGCGAGATCGCGGACTTCCTGAACGGCAGGGCGCTGGTCGCCTTCACCAAGTCCGGTGACACGGCCCGCCGGCTCTCCCGCTACCGCGCGGCGCAGCCCATCCTGGCCTTCACCACGGACGAGTCGACCCGCAACCAGCTCGCGCTGAGCTGGGGCGTCGAGGCCCACGTCGTGCCGCACGTGGACAACACGGACGCGATGGTCGACCTGGTCGACGGCGAGCTGCTGAAGCTGGGCCGCTACAACGAGGGCGACACCATGGTCATCACGGCCGGCTCGCCCCCCGGCATCCCGGGCACGACCAACATGGTGCGGGTGCACCACGTCGGCGGCGGCGCGCGCGACTGA